In the genome of Dermacentor silvarum isolate Dsil-2018 chromosome 1, BIME_Dsil_1.4, whole genome shotgun sequence, one region contains:
- the LOC119437139 gene encoding phosphatidylcholine:ceramide cholinephosphotransferase 2, with protein MIQVMDTTLSATGAEGQPLLCNGAASGASSGVGGTSGLHHSWPEHHASCDEYRNRRDKNGDLLACDTVISIGAAASPVERGGEPRLLQEKWKTLVAFTFLSANLILNLTCLAYVHERIPDRAKYPPLPDVFFDYFPPLDWALDVSESIIIFCIWSTLGLLLIHRYRWIVLQRVFFIMGLLYFMRSITMFVTQVPVASTTYYCSPKANSTNPLLIMKRVAQLLSGFGLSINGQHTFCGDYIYSGHTVILTLAYLVVREYSPQRCKYLHLVYLVLSTVGILMVLLSRGHYTVDVVIGYYVTSRVFWIYHTLANNMALKVASQNNYLSRSWWFSLFTYFEKNVGGVVPRQYEWPLPWPRRWLPRTRIS; from the exons ATGATTCAGGTGATGGACACCACATTGTCGGCGACAGGTGCCGAGGGCCAGCCGCTGCTGTGCAACGGCGCGGCCTCGGGCGCCTCATCCGGTGTTGGTGGTACCTCGGGCCTGCACCACTCGTGGCCCGAACACCATGCCAGCTGCGACGAGTATCGCAATCGGCGCGACAAGAATGGCGACCTGCTCGCGTGCGACACAGTCATCAGCATCGGTGCGGCAGCCTCCCCCGTTGAGCGTGGCGGCGAGCCGCGGCTGTTGCAGGAGAAATGGAAGACCCTGGTGGCCTTCACCTTCCTGTCGGCCAACCTAATCCTCAACCTGACGTGCTTGGCCTACGTGCACGAGCGCATCCCGGACCGAGCGAAGTACCCGCCGCTGCCGGACGTCTTCTTTGACTACTTCCCGCCGCTTGACTGGGCGCTTGACGTGTCCGAGTCCATCATCATATTCTGCATCTGGTCCACGCTTGGCTTGCTGCTCATACACCGCTACAG GTGGATTGTCCTGCAACGCGTTTTCTTCATTATGGGTCTTTTATACTTTATGAGGAGTATAACAATGTTTGTCACTCAAGTCCCTGTTGCAAGTACAACGTACTACTGTTCTCCAAAA GCAAATAGCACAAATCCGCTACTAATAATGAAACGGGTTGCCCAGCTGCTGAGTGGATTTGGACTGTCTATAAATGGGCAGCACACGTTCTGTGGAGACTACATCTACAGTGGGCACACAGTCATTTTAACTCTTGCTTACCTCGTTGTCAGGGAAT ATTCTCCCCAGCGCTGTAAATACTTGCACCTGGTCTACCTGGTCCTGAGTACGGTGGGGATACTCATGGTGCTACTGTCACGCGGCCACTATACTGTTGATGTGGTGATTGGCTACTACGTCACAAGCAGGGTGTTCTGGATTTACCACACCCTTGCAAACAACATGGCTCTCAAG GTGGCGTCTCAGAATAACTACCTGTCGCGGTCATGGTGGTTCTCACTGTTCACCTACTTTGAGAAGAATGTGGGAGGCGTAGTGCCACGCCAATATGAGTGGCCTCTGCCGTGGCCCCGGAGGTGGCTGCCGCGCACTCGGATATCCTAG